CGTATTGCGCAGCCGCACTTCCTGGATGCAGTCGCCAGGAATCTCACGCACGAAGCGTGATAAGGCATGGAACTTCTCCTGACCATACAGCCGACGGGACTCGGCGTAGGTCAGTATCAACCGCTTCATCGCCCGGGTGATACCGACATAGGCCAGGCGCCGCTCCTCCTCCATGCGTCCTGGTTCCTCCAGGGACATACTGTGTGGGAACAGCCCTTCCTCTACACCGGCCAGGAAAACCAGCGGGAACTCCAGGCCCTTGGCGGAGTGCAGCGTCATCAGCTGCACGCTGTCCTGGTTGTCGTCCGCCTGGGATTCACCCGCGTCCAGCGCCGCCTGGGCGATAAATTCCGATAGCGGATCTATACCGTCTTCCACCTCGAAATCCGCCATGGCGCTGACAAGCTCTTCCAGGTTTTCCACCCGGGCCTGCGCCTTCTCGCCTTTTTCATTGGCGTGGTGGTCGCGCAGGCCGCTGTCCTGGATAGCGCGTTGAGTCAGTTGCTTGAGATCCAGTTCGTCCTGGTCGGCAGCCAACCCTTCGATAATGGAAACGAATTGCTGCAAACCGGTCTTGGCGCGACCTTTCATGGCCCCGGCTTCAAGCAGTCGTTCGGTCGCCTGCCAGAGGGAAATCCCCTGCCCGGTGGCCATTTCCCGCAGATCCGCCAGGCTCTTGGCGCCGATACCCCGGGGCGGCGTATTAACCACGCGTTCGAAGGCTGCATCGTCGTGCCGGTAGTGCACCAGCCGTAGATACCCCAGGGCGTTGCGGATTTCCTGACGGTCGTAGAAACGCAGCCCGCCATAGACCCGATATGGAATACCCTGGCGCAACAAGGATTCTTCCAAGACCCGGGATTGCGCATTGGAGCGATAAAGAATGGCTGCTTCGCTGCGCAGGTTGCCGTCATTGACCCAGGCACTGATGGTATCGGCGATGTAGTTGGCTTCGTCCTGCTCGTTGAAGGCGGCGTAGAGACTGATCGGCTCGCCCTCGACACCATCGGTCCAGAGTTCCTTGCCCAGGCGACCCTGGTTGTTGGCGATAACCGCATTAGCCGCCTTGAGGATGGTCTGGGTGGAACGATAATTCTGCTCCAGCCGCACCATCCGGG
The window above is part of the Marinobacter nanhaiticus D15-8W genome. Proteins encoded here:
- the uvrD gene encoding DNA helicase II; translation: MDVSPIIDSLNDAQREAVTAQNDHLLVLAGAGSGKTRVLVHRMAWLMQVDQVPATGLLAVTFTNKAAREMRHRIGELMNLHGHGMWFGTFHSIAHRLLRAHYQDAGLPENFQVLDSDDQVRLIKRVMREQQIDESRWPPKQVQWFINGQKDEGLRADHIQENPDDHFTSVMLKIYRQYEKQCQLSGLVDFGELLLRSHELWLHRPELLAHYQRRFQHILVDEFQDTNTIQYAWLQVLAGNRVPLTIVGDDDQSIYGWRGAKIENIQKFQQDFPNARMVRLEQNYRSTQTILKAANAVIANNQGRLGKELWTDGVEGEPISLYAAFNEQDEANYIADTISAWVNDGNLRSEAAILYRSNAQSRVLEESLLRQGIPYRVYGGLRFYDRQEIRNALGYLRLVHYRHDDAAFERVVNTPPRGIGAKSLADLREMATGQGISLWQATERLLEAGAMKGRAKTGLQQFVSIIEGLAADQDELDLKQLTQRAIQDSGLRDHHANEKGEKAQARVENLEELVSAMADFEVEDGIDPLSEFIAQAALDAGESQADDNQDSVQLMTLHSAKGLEFPLVFLAGVEEGLFPHSMSLEEPGRMEEERRLAYVGITRAMKRLILTYAESRRLYGQEKFHALSRFVREIPGDCIQEVRLRNTVTRPAMVQRPNEGLFDSSPMEQAGLQLGQRVRHPKFGEGVVMNCEGSGHHTRVQVNFDDGAKWLVLAYAPLEQL